AAACTTGTCCCACAACCGTTAACGGTAAGGCTAAAAGTAAACCCAGGAAGCCAAAAAAGGTCAGGAAAAAGCCTTGGGAGAGTAACGTAATTGCAGGTAAGAGGGAAACTTGTTGCGCCATAAGATAGGGCATTAAAAAATTGCTTTCCGCTTGTTGAATCAGAAAATATAAAATAAAAACAAACCCGGCTTTCCAAGGATCTTCTAATAAAGCAATCGCCATCGGAGGAATCACACTCAAAGTCGGCCCAATATTGGGAATTAAGTTGAGTAATCCTGCTAATATAGCATTGGCAAAGGCTAACGGAACTTGTAAGACTAAAAGCCCTGCTAAACTACAAACCGCCACAACACTCATATCAATTAAAGCTCCAACAACCCATAGTCCTAACGCTATTTCACATTGATCTAAAATCCCATTCATGCGTTGACGGTAAAAGGAAGGGATGAGTTGAATAAATGCTCGGCGATAAGCCATAGGATCAGCTAATAGCATGATTGTTAAAACTAGAATTAATAAAAAGCCGAGAAGTCCTCCTAATGTATTTCCTACAAAAGCCCCAACGCCTCCAATTAAAGGATTTCCGATGCGTTGTACTTGTTGAATCAAGGCATTGATTTGTAAATTAACCTGAAATAAATTTTGCCAAAAATCGCCAGGGAGTTGCGTTTTTAAGTAATTAATCCAAAGATTTAGCCGTTGTAATCCTCGTTCTAACCCTCTCGGAACTCGTGTAGCGAGTTCTTGTAATTGGTCAAATAAAGGCGGAACAACTAACAAGAATATCGTTATAAACCCTAAAATTAGTAAACTAATTGAGAAGAATACCGCCCAAGATCGTTTTATTCCAAAGCGTTGTATCCATCGAGCTAATTTATTCAGGGCGGTTGCTAAAACAATCGCAGCAAAAACAAGTAATAAAGCTTGTCGAACTTGCCAAAGGATATAGATGGCACAGAGAATTGCGCTAAAACCGAACCATTGCCCTAGTGTCACAGGATAAATAGGATGAGTTTAAATGCTAATTATATCTAAGGGGAGGCTCCTATCAATCCCCCTTAGAGCGGGTGAGTGTGCTGGTGTGGTTCTCTCTTTGGGTGCGACGCATTTTTTCATATTATAAAAGATGCGATCGCTAATTTGATTAATTTTGATTAGCAAATCTCGCTCAGAGTTCCTCACGAGATAATTGTATTAACAACGGTAAAAACTCTGGGGGCGAGAGAGACACTAAAGGTTCAATAATAATTGGCACGTCTCTACAGGCAAATATATTGTATGATGG
This DNA window, taken from Planktothrix sp. FACHB-1365, encodes the following:
- a CDS encoding AI-2E family transporter is translated as MTLGQWFGFSAILCAIYILWQVRQALLLVFAAIVLATALNKLARWIQRFGIKRSWAVFFSISLLILGFITIFLLVVPPLFDQLQELATRVPRGLERGLQRLNLWINYLKTQLPGDFWQNLFQVNLQINALIQQVQRIGNPLIGGVGAFVGNTLGGLLGFLLILVLTIMLLADPMAYRRAFIQLIPSFYRQRMNGILDQCEIALGLWVVGALIDMSVVAVCSLAGLLVLQVPLAFANAILAGLLNLIPNIGPTLSVIPPMAIALLEDPWKAGFVFILYFLIQQAESNFLMPYLMAQQVSLLPAITLLSQGFFLTFFGFLGLLLALPLTVVGQVLVQEILIRDILDHWKQ